In Pyricularia oryzae 70-15 chromosome 2, whole genome shotgun sequence, one genomic interval encodes:
- a CDS encoding cytochrome P450 oxidoreductase GliF: protein MLSLLETKIIEPFMVVRQTLAPLRLSRWQIFKHMTRILIFSSNTRTIIFCVLMSLVGYIVSRIIWGRQEKYPDHGLPIVKTNDYHFDNIVAEGKRLYPNQAFMGINKRYKFVIYPSSSWEELKRIPEQTASIMDFQHVCNSGEWSLVGGETHELVKTITAELTRSLPARVPNRQQDAKMTFDTIIGHCPEEKGFNLLMTSLEIIAKINACTFVGRELGANKSWVTAVVYSPLWVYFAVTLCNATPDILRPLLRPLFFLPALRNYWNMQKLLKPKLDREMETFRQTDDKRKLLVPKSDQDLPFTHFLLSRYTEAAATIKQLVIDYIQVSYTSTPTTASALFHALWELAQHPEAAEVMRRELATVMIDGNLPKTHLQELKRMDSFLRESFRLHPITRFTLQRYVKEPFQLSDGSRIPPGVMAVVDAQEINRSPEIWENPDEFDMDRFYRLREISGNDNRYHFVTTSSNSPGWGDGTQACPGRFFATSTLKIVMAHIVMNYDVSLRKVAPLKSQPLVNGSYSPDDSVEIFFKSRNVE, encoded by the exons ATGTTGTCTCTTTTGGAAACCAAGATCATCGAGCCATTCATGGTTGTGAGACAAACCCTCGCGCCACTAAGACTGTCAAGGTGGCAAATTTTCAAGCATATGACCAGAATCCTCATTTTTTCATCCAATACTCGTACAATCATTTTTTGCGTCTTGATGAGTCTAGTTGGATACATTGTATCTCGTATCATTTGGGGTCGTCAGGAAAAGTATCCAGATCATGGCCTTCCCATTGTCAAAACCAATGATTACCATTTCGACAACATCGTCGCAGAGGGCAAAAGATTG TATCCAAATCAGGCTTTCATGGGCATCAACAAACGATACAAGTTTGTGATTTACCCGTCGAGCAGCTGGGAGGAGTTGAAGCGCATTCCCGAGCAGACTGCTTCTATCATGGACTTCCAGCATGTCTGCAACTCTGGCGAGTGGAGCCTGGTTGGCGGTGAGACGCACGAACTCGTCAAGACCATCACTGCCGAGCTCACCCGCTCCCTGCCCGCTCGCGTGCCCAATCGTCAACAGGACGCCAAGATGACCTTTGATACAATCATCGGGCACTGCCCCGAGGAGAAGGGCTTTAATCTTTTGATGACGTCCCTGGAGATCATTGCCAAGATCAATGCTTGCACCTTTGTGGGCAGGGAGCTTGGAGCCAACAAGAGCTGGGTCACAGCCGTCGTGTACTCTCCCCTTTGGGTCTATTTCGCAGTCACGCTTTGCAACGCCACGCCAGACATTTTGAGGCCGCTGCTGCGGCCCCTGTTCTTTTTGCCGGCGCTCAGGAACTACTGGAACATGCAAAAGCTGCTGAAGCCCAAGCTGGACCGGGAGATGGAGACGTTTAGACAGACGGACGACAAGCGCAAGCTCCTGGTACCAAAGTCCGACCAAGATTTGCCTTTTACGCACTTTTTGCTGTCCCGGTACACCGAGGCTGCGGCGACCATCAAGCAGCTCGTCATAGACTACATCCAAGTCAGCTACacctcgacgccgaccacgGCTTCTGCGCTGTTTCATGCGCTGTGGGAGCTGGCTCAGCACCCTGAGGCTGCTGAAGTCATGCGGCGGGAGCTGGCGACGGTGATGATTGATGGAAATCTCCCAAAGACTCACCTCCAGGAGCTCAAAAGGATGGACAGTTTCCTCCGGGAATCTTTCCGACTTCATCCCATCACTCGTT TCACCCTTCAACGCTACGTCAAAGAGCCCTTCCAGCTTTCCGACGGTTCTCGGATTCCGCCAGGGGTCATGGCAGTTGTCGATGCGCAGGAGATAAACCGATCGCCCGAGATTTGGGAAAATCCCGACGAGTTTGACATGGACCGCTTTTATCGTCTGCGCGAGATTTCTGGCAACGACAACCGGTACCATTTTGTCACGACCAGTTCCAACTCACCCGGCTGGGGAGACGGGACCCAGGCCTGCCCCGGTCGCTTCTTTGCCACCAGCACTCTAAAAATAGTCATGGCCCATATCGTCATGAACTATGACGTTTCTCTGCGTAAGGTGGCCCCACTCAAGAGCCAACCCTTGGTGAACGGCTCCTACTCGCCGGACGACTCGGTGGAGATATTCTTCAAGTCCAGGAATGTTGAGTAG
- a CDS encoding cytochrome P450: MLPRSLGHSTSELSPPFDGPNGVERYVSETRSLLRKGYEKYLRRGVPFQMRNPVEELGAQVVLPPKYLDEVKRAPTDLFSFEAYSEKAFLLNYSRAPRQTEAAAHIVRVDLTRNLGKLITFYSDFAIFEVCLPLVLIRDLGALVTDLWNESALYLDKTYNSEWQTKQAYEVVCGFVARVTSVAMVGAPLCRNPVWNRIVVETTMASFGAAQAIKDKYSARWRWLAPWSESIQKDLRRIRKESIELLKPLYEDRKAAVSRSDDVQGSSEMFRDTLYWLITSNQKDRSLSGITESQLFLSLAAIHTTSATLNSFVYDWIAHPEYHGEILAEVKETLAQVQLNGGKWTLQHVAMLRKLDSFMKESARINPIGFVSIQRYTLKPYTFKDGFQLPAGVSFVFHSDGVHHDADNYPDPEKFDAYRHLHLRETVDPNRFHFASVSDSALGFGAGNHACPGRFLSAIIMKFFLIQFMTAYEMKYEHGGIERLPNHDNSNTTAPNRTVNLLVRRCDGTSNNA; the protein is encoded by the exons ATGTTGCCACGTTCACTTGGCCACAGCACCTCGGAGCTGTCACCTCCG TTTGACGGACCGAACGGTGTTGAACGATATGTGAGCGAGACCCGGAGCCTCCTCCGAAAAGGCTACGAGAAATACCTGCGCCGAGGTGTGCCTTTTCAGATGCGCAACCCGGTCGAGGAACTTGGTGCTCAGGTCGTTCTACCGCCCAAGTACTTGGACGAAGTAAAAAGGGCGCCGACCGATCTCTTTAGCTTCGAGGCCTACTCGGAAAAGGCGTTCCTGCTGAACTACAGTCGCGCGCCGAGGCAGACAGAGGCTGCAGCGCACATTGTCAGAGTAGATCTCACCAGAAACCTGGGTAAGCTTATTACATTCTATTCCGATTTCGCCATCTTTGAGGTCTGTCTACCATTAGTACTAATCAGGGACTTAGGGGCTCTTGTAACGGACCTCTGGAACGAGTCTGCGCTGTATCTCGACAAGACCTACAACTCCGAGTGGCAGACGAAGCAGGCCTATGAAGTCGTATGCGGTTTCGTAGCACGGGTTACTTCTGTGGCCATGGTGGGAGCTCCGCTATGTCGCAACCCAGTCTGGAATCGAATCGTAGTCGAAACAACGATGGCGTCGTTCGGGGCGGCACAAGCCATTAAAGACAAGTACAGTGCACGCTGGAGATGGCTAGCCCCTTGGTCAGAGTCGATTCAAAAGGACTTGAGGCGAATACGAAAAGAGTCGATTGAGCTTCTCAAGCCGTTGTACGAAGACCGCAAAGCAGCTGTTTCACGCTCGGATGACGTTCAGGGCTCCTCTGAAATGTTTAGAGACACTCTTTACTGGCTCATAACAAGCAACCAGAAGGACCGATCATTGTCCGGAATCACTGAATCCCAGCTGTTTCTGTCCTTGGCTGCCATACACACCACCTCGGCGACCCTGAACTCTTTTGTCTACGATTGGATCGCTCATCCCGAGTATCACGGAGAAATCTTGGCAGAGGTCAAGGAAACATTGGCACAGGTGCAGCTTAATGGCGGCAAATGGACCTTGCAGCATGTGGCCATGTTGCGGAAGCTAGACAGCTTCATGAAAGAGAGTGCTCGAATAAACCCCATCGGATTTG TCTCAATCCAGCGCTACACGTTGAAGCCCTATACATTCAAGGACGGCTTTCAACTTCCCGCCGGCGTGAGCTTCGTGTTTCATTCCGACGGTGTTCATCACGACGCGGACAACTATCCCGACCCGGAGAAATTCGACGCCTACAGACACCTTCACCTGCGCGAGACCGTGGACCCCAACCGTTTCCACTTTGCTTCCGTCTCTGACAGTGCCCTTGGCTTCGGAGCTGGGAATCACGCATGTCCTGGCCGCTTCCTCAGCGCCATCATTATGAAGTTCTTCCTCATACAGTTCATGACTGCATATGAGATGAAATACGAGCATGGCGGCATAGAAAGGCTGCCGAATCACGACAATAGCAACACCACCGCCCCTAACCGTACTGTCAACCTGCTGGTGAGACGTTGTGATGGAACCTCGAACAATGCTTAG